In Sus scrofa isolate TJ Tabasco breed Duroc chromosome 12, Sscrofa11.1, whole genome shotgun sequence, the DNA window CCTGAAATAGCAACATCATCTCCCATCGTGTCTGTAACTCCTAAATCTGAACAGGAGCTTTATACTTCCGTTGTCAGGAAGAGTTCTCCAACAGTACAGAGCATTGAAAACACAAGCAAAAGTCACagtgatattttcaaaaaagatatctgtgaggaaaacaacaacaaaatggctATGCTAGTTTGCTTAATTATAATTGCAGTGCTCTTCCTTATCTGTACCATTTTATTTCTATCAACTGTGGTTCTGGCAAACAAAGTCTCATCTCTCAGACGATCAAAACAAGTAGGCAAGCGTCAGCCTAGAAGCAATGGTGATTTTCTGGCAAGCAGTGGTCTATGGCCTGCTGAATCAGACACTTGGAAAAGAGCAAAACAGGTCACAGGGCCCAACCTAATGATGCAATCCACTGGAGTGCTCACAGTTACCAGGGAAAGAAAAGACGAAGGAACTGAAAAACTCACTAACTAACAGATGCTTTAGTGAAGCAAGATGCAAAACAGTACTGAGAAAGTTCTTGGAAAAAATGAAGTCAGTCTGATATTTAATGCCAGTATGTTGATCTGATGGTCTAAAAGTTGACATGGCAGGCCTTGCAATTTAGAGTCAAGCAGGTAAGAAGGAGAGAAGTTTGCCTGCTTAATTACTTAAACCATGCACTTTTGTTCTGACGCCAACTatttaaaaggcaaataacaAAACAACCAAACATTTGAAGAAGTTTTGAAAGAGGAGTTGAAGGAAATGACTAACAGAGGTAGAAAGggacaataaatatttcctgttcAGCAACAGGAGTTAGATGATCTCCGTTCGGATGTAATTATACTCTGAAGAGTGTAATTCTACTTTGAAGTGTGTCGTCAGAGAAAAGTATATGCTTTAACATCTAACAGAAGTCACATTCCTAATGCATCGAGTGGGAACTGTATAGTTAAATGGTACTTTCTTTGCTGAATGTGACAGAATCCATACCAGCTCATACATCAACACAGCTATGCTATCTTATGCTAGATGTTTTCATCCTTACATATGGCACACAGAAGAAAGTGTTTTTctactataaatatttaattaaaactttaaaatttgtataataaATTATGACTCGTTAGAATAAAACTATGTATATGTGCATTGACTTTATTATCTTAGAGAACACACTGTAAAGATCAATGAGAAATAGAGCATAGCTGAAACAGATGAGATTTATCTCCACAAGAGGCTAAACAAGTGTAAATATGAACCgtatcttactttttcttttttttttttttttttttgtctttttgccttttctagggctgcttcccatagcatatggaggttcccaggctaggggtctaactggagctgtagccaacagcctatgccacagccacaccaactcaggatccgagccacctctgtgacctacactacagctcacggcaacgccggatccttaacccactgagcaaggccagggatcgaacccacaacctcaacgttcctagtcggattcattaaccactgggccacgaggggaactcctatcttacTATTTAAGTGTAACATTACTCTATAAATAACGCTTATTGGATTATTTATAGCAAATATCCAAAGGCTAATTTTTGGACTCTGAGAATGCCAAATGGCCTAGTAAACGACCAACTTATTTTTAGTAGCCAGTATGACATGAGCAAAGgaaaggtgtgtgtatgtgtgtgtgcatgtttgttcTAATTTGGAAAACTGGATACTTCAGGTACTAACGGTTTAACCTTTAAAGAAACTGAGTTCCAGTAAAATACTGACTTACATGTAAGCCAAGACTTTCATCTTCAGTTAAATACATGACAAAAATTGGTTTGAGAGACTTTCTAACTGTCCACTGAAACTGACACAGGGCATACTTAATTAAAGATCAGGCCACATTTGAGAGTTCCTTTGGTGGTGCAaccaattaaggatccagcattgtcactgctgtggctcaggccacaactgtgacataggtttgatccctagccctggaattttcacatgctgtgggtgcagccaaaaacaaataaaaataaaaattataaacaacaattaaaaaaaaaaaagaatcaggccaCATTTAAAAAGAACCTCATGCCTTGCTGAGCATTTATTTTGGGTAATATGCTAGccatttgagggttttttttttttttttttttttttttggccgagcctACAGCAtggctgaagttcccaggccagggatggaaaccaagccacaacagtgacaactgCAGGCCACGAGGAAACTCTCAAGAAAAgattttgtatatctttttccaAGTATGACCACAATCTTACTCTTCTTTCTAGGTGAGTGATTTTCCTCCTGTGAATCAAAATCACCCAGAGTTTAACTCACCAGTGCCGAATTCACACCCCACCTTCTGAATTAATTAGTATGGATGAGCTCCAGGCACTGATAATTTTTGCATAATTCCCTCCAGCATACTGCTCTTGGTCatcaaattcaatttttttttttggtctttttagggcccctccagcagaatatggaagttcccaggctaggggttgaatcggagttgtagctgccagcctacaccacagccacagcaactcaggacccaagcctggtctgtgacctactccatagctcacggcaccacagtggatccttagtccactgagtgaggccagattgaacccgtgtcctgagggatactagtcagattcgttaccactgagccacgacaggaacttccaaattcaatttttttttttttttgtcttttgttgttgttgttgttatttcttgggccgcttccgcggcatatggaggttcccaggctaggggtcg includes these proteins:
- the EVI2A gene encoding protein EVI2A, whose protein sequence is MDHTGHYLHLAFLMTTVLPLSPGTKVNYTHLWANNTTVWDPDTENKTGRSQDENINTNPTVPEVDKEGNSTNIPEIATSSPIVSVTPKSEQELYTSVVRKSSPTVQSIENTSKSHSDIFKKDICEENNNKMAMLVCLIIIAVLFLICTILFLSTVVLANKVSSLRRSKQVGKRQPRSNGDFLASSGLWPAESDTWKRAKQVTGPNLMMQSTGVLTVTRERKDEGTEKLTN